GTCACGGAGGACGGGGTCCGCCTGCATCCTGGCTCGCGCCAGCACTGGTGCCCGTCCAGCCCGGTCCACCGCACCCACGCCGTACGCCTCGCCGAGCGCCTGGCCACGCGCTATGGCACGCACCCCGCGCTGGCCCTCTGGCACATCGGCAACGAATACGGCTGCCACATCTCGCGCCACTGCCACTGCGAGGTGTCGACGGCGGCGTTCCGCGGTTGGCTGCGGCAGCGCTACGGCACGGTGGCGGAGCTCAACGACGCCTGGTCGACGGACTTCTGGTCGCAGCGCTACGGCACCTTCGAGGAGATCCACACCCCGCGCAAGGCCCCGTCGTTCCGCAACCCGGCCCAGCAGCTGGACTACTGGCGCTTCTCGTCGGACGAGCTCCTGGCGTGCTACCTGGCGGAGAAGGAGGTCCTGACCCGCATCACACCGGACGTACCGGTCACGACGAACTTCGTCCCGCTGGCAAAGACCCTTGACCTGTTCGCGTGGGCCCCCCACCTGGACGTGATCGCGTACGACTCCTACCCGGACCCGCACGACGAGTCCGCCCCGCACCGGACGGCCTTCTCGTACGACGTCATGCGCGGACTGAAGGACGGCCGGCCGTGGCTGCTCCTGGAACAGGCCCCGGGAGCGGTCAACTGGCGTGAGCGCAACGGCAGGAAGCCGCCGGGCCGGATGCGCCTGGACAGCTGGCAGGCGGTGGCGCACGGCGCGGACTCGGTGCTGTTCTTCCAGTGGCGGCAGTCGCGCGGGGGCGCAGAGAAGTTCCACTCGGCGATGGTGCCGCACGGGGGCCGGGAGACGCGGATCTTCCGGGAGGTGCGCGAGCTGGGCGCGGAACTGGCCTCGTACCCCGATCTGTTGGGTTCCCGCCCCGAGCGGGCGGACGCGGCCCTGCTCCTGGACTGGCCCAGCTGGTGGGCCCTGGAACTGGACGCGCACCCCAGCGCGGACGTACGGCTCCTGGACGCGGCCCTGGCCCACCACAAGCCGCTGTACGACGCGTCGGTGGCCTGCGACGTGGTGTCAGCGAAAACGGATCTGGCGGCCTTGACCAGGTATCGCCTGCTCCTGATCCCCAATCTTTACTCGGTGACGAATGAGACAGCGGAACGCATCTGCACGTATGTCAGAACCGGCGGCACGGTGGTCATGTCCTACTTCTCCGGAATCACCGACGAACACGACCGGGTCCACCTCGGCGGCTACCCGGCCCCCTTCCGCGCCCTCCTTGGCCTACGCGTGGAGGAGTTCGACCCCCGCCCCGACGGCACCTGGACGGAGGAGATCCACCTGGAGGGAGCGCAGGCGGTGACCTCGTCCCCCGAAGGCGCCCCGACGGTGACCCGCCACA
This Streptomyces sp. NBC_01283 DNA region includes the following protein-coding sequences:
- a CDS encoding beta-galactosidase; the encoded protein is MDETARLRRLYGRLASLGYGGDYNPEQWGPEVHAEDAELMREAGVNLVTLGIFSWAKTEPAPGAYDFTWLDGHLDRLAEAGVAVGLATMTASPPPWLTRLHPSVLPVTEDGVRLHPGSRQHWCPSSPVHRTHAVRLAERLATRYGTHPALALWHIGNEYGCHISRHCHCEVSTAAFRGWLRQRYGTVAELNDAWSTDFWSQRYGTFEEIHTPRKAPSFRNPAQQLDYWRFSSDELLACYLAEKEVLTRITPDVPVTTNFVPLAKTLDLFAWAPHLDVIAYDSYPDPHDESAPHRTAFSYDVMRGLKDGRPWLLLEQAPGAVNWRERNGRKPPGRMRLDSWQAVAHGADSVLFFQWRQSRGGAEKFHSAMVPHGGRETRIFREVRELGAELASYPDLLGSRPERADAALLLDWPSWWALELDAHPSADVRLLDAALAHHKPLYDASVACDVVSAKTDLAALTRYRLLLIPNLYSVTNETAERICTYVRTGGTVVMSYFSGITDEHDRVHLGGYPAPFRALLGLRVEEFDPRPDGTWTEEIHLEGAQAVTSSPEGAPTVTRHTYGEGTAWYLSTRPAPKEMRALLDRVRAECGVRPTLPDLPEGVRARTRVTAAGDRLHVVLNEGDLSVEVRRESR